The Spirochaetota bacterium genome includes the window AAAATTATTAAGAAAATAAGGAGGCTATATGGAAAAAAGATGGTATAAATGGTATGACAAACAGGTACCCCATTCTATATATTATCCACCAGCGCCTTTAAAAGATTTCTTTAATTATTATGCTGAAAAACATCCCGACAAACCCTATTTAATAATTAATGACATTACACTACCTTATGGATTGTGCAATATTCTTGCTCGTAGGTTTGCAAATGTCTTATTGCGCATGGGGATTAAAAAAGGTGATCGATTAGCTATTATGGCTCCCAATGTGCCTCAATATATACTGGCTGAACAGGCATGCTTCAAGATTGGCGTCATTGTTGTTCCGGTAAATCCTCTTGCTACTGTGCCTGAAATAACACACCAGCTCAAAGACAGTGGAACTGAAACTATTGTTGTAATGGCTGCTTTTGCAAAAGGGCCAATAGAAATATTAAAAGAAAAAACCTCGCCACTTAAATATGTTATCACATTTCAGATTAAAAGCATGCAAGTTGAGGTGGAAAAAGGAAATGGTATTTATGATATGGATGCACTTGTTGCAGATTCATCAGATGAAGAACCTGATGTAAAAGTAACATGGAGCGATACTGCGCTTTTACAATATACAGGTGGTACAACTGGTGTTTCAAAGGGCTGTAAATTGTCCAACTACAATCTTGTTGCTATAGCATATCAGGATGTGTGCTGGTTTGCACCTCTTTTCAAGCAAGGTGAGTTGCGTACGTTAGCGGCTATTCCTGTGTATCATATTTTTGGATTTAATTGCAACATTAATGTTAATCTGGTTAATGGTGGGGCCATTATTCTTGTACCACAACCAACAACTGATAATATCTTAGAAGCAATTAATAAGCATGAACCCAACTTTTTTGCTGCAGTTCCTACTATGATAATTGGATTAAATCAACATCCGGAT containing:
- a CDS encoding long-chain fatty acid--CoA ligase → MEKRWYKWYDKQVPHSIYYPPAPLKDFFNYYAEKHPDKPYLIINDITLPYGLCNILARRFANVLLRMGIKKGDRLAIMAPNVPQYILAEQACFKIGVIVVPVNPLATVPEITHQLKDSGTETIVVMAAFAKGPIEILKEKTSPLKYVITFQIKSMQVEVEKGNGIYDMDALVADSSDEEPDVKVTWSDTALLQYTGGTTGVSKGCKLSNYNLVAIAYQDVCWFAPLFKQGELRTLAAIPVYHIFGFNCNINVNLVNGGAIILVPQPTTDNILEAINKHEPNFFAAVPTMIIGLNQHPDTPKSKIRSIRGMISGSSPLAVEAMKKFEELSGAKIIEGYGLSETSNVLTCNPLFTQRKPGSVGLPWPDNDIKIVDLDTGTKELPAGEAGELIAKGPTIMSEYWQNEKETAIALRDGWLYTGDIAYMDEDGYIFIVDRKKDMILSSGFNVYPREIDEVMYTHPKVLRACAVGIPDEKRGESVKLFIVTKPGETMTENEAIEYCKERLSPYKVPKCVEFIDELPLTAIGKPDRKVLKQRELEKLKS